One Pseudomonas sp. MM213 genomic window, TCAACGATCCGATCTTTGACTTTGCACCACTGGCGGTTTCGCAATGACGTGCATCCGAACACCTGTGCCACTGCCGCGCTTAAATTTCGCTCCCAGGCTGGCAGGCGATCGAGTCGGAAGAATTGGGATTCAACTTCACCTACGTCACTGAGCTTCACATCCATCTCAGTAAGCCGGTACTCACGCATCAACGCCTGCGCCTGGCGAAGAGCTGTGGCCGCTTCGTTCTCGTTCGAGCTCTGCGCCAGTGCCAAGCAGTGCTTGATTTTGCGGATCGCTCGCTCGAGTTTCTTTTCGTCGATCTGTTGTGCGGACATAGGGGATCCTTGCCGGTATATTCGGCTTTTCAATTGGAGGCAGCGGGATGTCATTCAAAGAGCCAACGGATAGGGATCTTCAACGCAGCATGAACGTCGCATGGGGGCTGATAACGCTGGCGATTCTTGCGCCGATCCTTTCGCTCATTGCCCCCCATCCAACCCTGCAGGATGTTGATCTCGGTGGATGGTTTAGCCGAAGCGGCGCAGTCACTTCTGTGTTTGCTCTTCTTGCGGAGGGAGTGTTAGTGAGGGCTAGGCTTTCGATTACACCCGCAGGTTTTGGTTGGCACGGTTTGAATGAGCATCGACAGAAATTCATTCCTCGGTTCAACAAGTCCGATCTGATGATTTTTTACTTGGTTATCGCTGGGACACTGATTTGGGCCTATGGGGACCTGCCCTTTAAGTTCGTTTCGAAGCAATAACTGAATGTAAGGCGGACGCCTGCCTCGCCGGCTGGCGTGATTCGTAGAAGTGGGGTATTTGTGTCAATGTCGCAGCAAAGTGCTGCAGGATGAAAGTAAGGAGACTGGTTTGAGCAAGGATATTATTGTTTGGATTGGATGCATATTGCTTGTTTTTGTTGGGATACTCATAGGTCAAGCCCCTTTGAGTAGTAATTTTTTTAAAGCGTCAAATATTCATGATTTTTTTGATATTGTCGGTGCGATCGCTACATGTGCTGCAGTTATCGTCGCCGCGTCAGGCCTTAATGCTTGGAAAAATCAAGTAAGGAGTACCGCGGATCATGAGCTTGCAAGAAGGATGGCGATCTCACTAGAAAAGTACAAAACAGAAGTTAATAATGTTTGGGCCGACGCCAGGATAGCCGCAAGTCTTGTATTGGATGATGAGCGGGTTGAGGGTAAGTTGGCTGCAATGATAGTCGAGAGATTCTCGGGCAGTTTGAATAAATTAAATAGTTCGCGCGGTGAGCTCAAGGCGGTTGCCCTAGAGTGTAAGGCGATGTGGGATGGGTTGTTAGAAAAGGATCTTAATGCATTATTCATCTTTTCATCGATTTGCGAAGGGTGTGTAAGTTCCTGTGTTAGGGTCGTATCACCGACTAGTAACGCGCTTTCAGTTGCATCAGCGAAGGGTACTTTTGATATGAATTGGAAGAAAATTGATTTTGGCCCTGATGCGAACTCCGACCAAGCAACTCTCAGGGTCGAAAATATGTTTTCTCCCTTATCTTCGCTTTTAAGCGTAAAGCTTCTTAGGTAGCTCATTCTGTTTCAAGCATCGCGATCCGTGGTCGGATGCAACGCTGTGATGGTTATTCGTCGTGACAGATGCGAAGAGCTTCTCGGTCGTACGCCAGCTTCAATTTCCGCGACACGTTTTCAGGTATGACGTATTCGTGTCGCGGCGGCGGCTCAAGTAGTGGAAGGGCGCCGCCGGGGCCCAGGCTGTGCGGGTGGTGAATCATCAGCGTGATGGCCTCGCCCTGTTCCTCGATGCCGCTCCAAGCCATCAGTTCAGCAAGGGCTTGGCGCGTGCCGGGCAGGCAGTGCAGCCTGATGTCCTCTTCGCCGCGCTCCTTCCTCTTCGCCGCGGCTTTCGCTGAGCGATCTGCATTGCTCTTGGCCATGGCCTGCCTCTTCAATTCCGTGGGCCGGTAGATCCAGCCATGTCTGTCGTCGGCGCTGGCGCACCTGGTTGCTGATTCGCCTCAATGCCCAGCACCGAAGTAAGCGAACACGACCAGTAAAGCGGCGGCACCGATGCTCCAGCGGAGCATGGTTCGCCCGAAATGCCTGGCCGACACTCGACCCTCTTCGAAGAGGTCCGCGTTCTTCTCGAGTTGTTTTGCGTAATCGCAAGCCACGCCGTGACCGTCGCGTTCGCCCCGGGAAAGCCCGGTACCGCGCTCGATAACGTCGAACTTGTTCTTGCCCAGCGGCACGACATTGAAGCGTGGTGCGCGCACTGGCTCTTCGCGGCCGATCATCTGGAACATCTCCGAAGTGGACATCGAGACGCGTTCCCGCAACACCTGCAGGACCGCTTGTTTTTGGCGAATGGTCTGATTCATGACGATTCCTTAGGGTGGGTTGCGGTTATTCGTCAGTACTCGGCCTTCCTGCTGGTTGCCATTGGGCGCAGGGGAGAGTGCTGACGGATAAAGGCGGGGCAAAAGAAAGGCCCGTGGACGTTCGGGCCTTTCACAGATGCAGTGATCTCAGATGCGAGGTTTTTGGCGGGATCGATCAGCGCCAGAACGCTGCGACCCCGGTGATCGTTCGCCAGTGCTTGGCATGGGAACGCAATGGATCGCCTGACACGCTCGCAAGCCCTGAAGGTTCTGGCCTTTCAAAACTCAGCGTGGCACCGATCAGGATGATTTGGAGCATGTGATTCTCCGGTTGGGTATCGATGCAGGGGGCCGGGGATGAACCGGGGTTTTCGTCCGCATCGGTGAGCTCTGGAGCGATGGCAAAGAGACCATCCAACAATCGTTGTGCTTCAGAGCATCACCGATGCGGCCTGGTGCTGGGGAGTACCAGGTGCTCGGGCAGTTATCGTCAGGCTGACGTGGCGCTGGTTGTCACTCGGCGGGCAGCAGGTCACCGTTGTCGTCAAAGTCTTCACGCAACGTTTCCAGCGTTTCGTCGCTGGAAGCGGTGATGACTTCACGGAAGGTCTTGAACGGCTCGCCTGTGGCCCGGTTGATTGTCGGTGCGCCCATTGCATGCTTGGTCGCGGTCTTCACCCAGTTAGGCATCGCAATGAATGACCGGTCGAGCTGGTCAATCAGGGCTTCGCGCTGTGCTTGTTCCATGTCGTTGTCCTCGGTTGTCATCCGCTGCACCCTGTCGCCAAGGTGCAGAAGTGATGCTGTCCGTTTCTCTCGCTGCACATCCGCCGGAGTCCTCTCTCTGCCCGCTGCCGCTACTGGCGTCGCATCGGGTGGCTGTGCAGCTTCGCGTGCTCTCATGGGGGAGCCCGGCCAGTTCCAGAGCTGGCATGGAGATCGAAATTTGTGTTTCGCGCTGTACCCGTTGCCGGGGATCGATCCGCGAAGGTTCCTGACTGTTAAAGAGCGATGGTGCTTCGCAGTGGCTGTGTGTCGCTGCGATGGGCGTAGTTAACCATCGGTATATTTACACGTCAATACCGATGGTTAATTTATTTTCTTGCGACGTAGAGTATCCTCGCCGCAAACTGGATATCCATACAGTCATTGGAGGGTTGAATGGCCAAGGCGAACAAGCAGGCAAAACCGGTACAACGACAAGAAATGAGCGGGATAGAGCGGCTTGGCCTGCGCGTATCGTCGATGATCAATCACCCAGTAGCGCAGATTCAGCGCTGGGTTACGATCCATCGCCTGGACACGGACGGCGAGCGGGAATGGGAGGAGGTGATCGGGCTGTTAAACGAGACGGACGGCATAGACATGACGTTCAACGACGATGAGTCGGTGACGCTGAGGTGGGAGGCGAGTGCGGTGGAGGATCGGCCGGAAGAGGTGATCGAGCCAATCGAGGAGCCAGCGCCCTTTTGATCGCCCATACAAAAGCCCGGCGCTTGGCCGGGCTTCCGCTAATCAATGAAGCGTGTTTGGGATCCCTTTCTTTATCTGCTCAAGAATACTGTCTCTACCTTCTTCTGAGCTGGTAACGCGTACGCCCGGAAAGGTTTTCAGCTCTTCCGAAATTTCCTTGTAGGCCTTGAGTAATTTCGTCCTGCCTTCCTCGGGTGGTCCAGCAATAAACAGAGTGTCTCTTGCTAACTGGCCGGCGGAATTGAGGCGTCTCACTTTAGAAATCCATGCGTCGCCATGTTCGATGATCTTGCCTGGCTCATCATGCCCCAAATGAATGGGCTTCAGTGCCTGCACAGGTTCAGTACCACTCATGAGCACAAACGGAAATTTTACCGGGTAGTCAACGCTTCCTAATTTCTGCTCGCTATATCGCTGCTTGAGATTGGAGGCAGCCAAGAGCTTCCCTAACTGTCGCTCCAAAACCGTTTCCTGATACTCCTTCGTGGCGAAGCTGTGGTTCACGTAATGGTCAAAGAGATCGCTCAATGCTTGGTTAGCATTTTCAGTAGCCATAGTGCCCGGGTCGCTAAACCTCATCATCGTTTCGCGAGGATGAATCAGATGCTTGAAGGTGGAAAGTAACCCTGCGATATCTTCACGATTTGCAGTGAAGAACCCGCTTAGACGAGCCAGCTCGATGTCGATCTCCCTACGAGCCCTCATGAAAATCTTGGCATCAAGGCTTGGGAAAAAGTTAGTAACACGCTGTCTTTTCTTCTCAATTTTGAAGCGAAAGTCGCCATTATTAGCGATCAACACGATGCCAATATTCACGAACTCGCCCGTTTCTGGATAGGGCAAGAATCTTAAAATTGAGTAATTGCAAATGTACTTCATAGCGCTCCCCAGAACCGCTCTTCCTTGAACACCTCTAGCATCTCTAGCCTTTCAGCTAGCGTCGGCTCTGTTTCGTCGATGTGGTCGCGATCCCGATACAGCCAGTCATCTGGTAAAAGGGCCGTGATCGTACCCCAGTTCCGCATAGCTTCGCTAAGCATTTGCTGGCAGTCCTGACGAACGACAAGGTCTCTATAAAATGACCTACATTCACGGAAAACGTGCCCGCTCATAAATGCATCGCTATCAAACGTTCTGTCAAACGCGAGATTATGATCAATGACATTTAACTCGCCCTGAGCATCCAAAATTAGGTTCACGTTTCCGCCGCGCTCCCCCAGGCAGCGATCCTCATTCCGTATCCACCAATCAAAGAGAAGAATCCTTCTCTTAAGATCCATAGGAGTGCGGTTGATATTGCTGAGAGTGAAATCAGATGCGTTTTCAACGGCGAGGGAAGCGAAAGCCAAGCCTCCGCCAAGATCGTCGACGTTCGGAATCGCACTGAACGCGATCAATTCGTCAGGGACATGCATCGAGCGCCAAGGAGGGATAGGTAGATTAAGAATCTTCCCCAGCTCGGCGCCAATCGCTTCAGAAACCAGGGCAAATCCGCCCGCTTTATCGAGCCCTTTCACGAAATAGGTAAGCCCATCATCACCGCGGACGATAAACGGCTTGATGGAGTAACCCTGATGACTCTGCCTAACTATTTCAACGGCCGTAATGCTCTCAGGCATTAGATGTCTTCCATGTCTTCACGCGCCAAATGTCAAACCAGGTGAGCATTCCAGACCAGCAGCACCCGTGCCTGGATGAAGGTTTCATCGGCCCTGATGGTTTGCGGCGGATGCCGTGGGTTATCTGAGAGCATCGATATCTGCTCATCACCGATCCACTGGAGTCGTTTGATATACAGATGCCCCTCCCAGGAGAACATGTAGATCCCGTCGCCCGCGAACTCGCGAACGCTGACATCGACGAGGAGAGGGTCGCGGTGCTTAATCGTGGGCGCCATCGACTGACCCCACCCTGTCACCATCTTCAGGTGGAAGTGCTCTTTAAACTCCACGCCCATCTCGCGCAGGTGCTGGGGGCTGACGCGCACGTCCTGAAACATCTCGGGGTAGTCGTGCGGGATCTGCCCGCCGCCCATCGCCGCGCGGACATCGTAGTGGGCAATCCAAACTTCGTCGCCAACGGCGCCGGGGCGGTAGTAGTCCAGCTCAAGTACACCGCCACCTTCTTCAGCCTCTACGACGGCAATTAATCGTCGCCGAGCGTCCTCAGAAAGGCTTTTCCCACTGCGACTCAACATGTTTCGGAGAGCATCCGCAGCTGTCCCTTCCAAGGCTTCGCCAACTGCGTGCGCCTTGTTGACCGGGGCTCCAGTCATATTTCGAATTTCTTCGGCCAGGCGCGGACTGAATGCCTCGACCGGTTCTTGAATTAAGCGTGCCAGTACCGCTGCGAATTGAGCGTTAAGCGGATTTATTCCCTTGAAATACAGGTTCACCGCAGCAGGCGTCATGCCCGCCGCGTCCGCGATCTTCTTTTGGCTGAGCTTTAGCTCGTTCTTCTTTGAGAGGAACAAGGCATGCGCGGCCTCGCACTCAGCCATCCGGTCTGGCGGCAAGATTCGTTTCTTCGTCATCGCGCGAATGTATACCAATGGTTAAAAATAAGAAGAAACCATCGGTATTGATTAAAAATTAACAGATGGTTAATATCGGCCTCATCTACAACCCGAGGCTTGATCATGAATGAGACCCCCCTCGACAAGTTTGTTGCTGAAAAAGGGCAGTCCGAGGCGGCGAGGCTTCTTCGTGTGACCGCTCCGGCAATTCACAAAGCTTTGTCTGCCAAACGCGACATTCGTGTGCTGGAGCTACCTGATGGCACCTTCCAGGCAAAGGAACTTCGCCCATTTCCATCCCAAAAATCGGCTGCATAACCATCTCCTTGTCGCTGATCCGTTGAGCAAATGATTGCTGAACGCCGTCACCGAAACCACGGAAACAAAATTGAGGTTTTACGAATGGAAGATTTCTTGAGGGCTTGCCACACCACCGTCAAGGAAAGCGGGGCAGAGGAACTGGCGGGGAAAATGTGCATGGCACACGTGAGCCTGCTTCAGCGCTCGAATCCAGACAACGCCGCGCATCACCTGACCATTGAACATTTATACGGCGTGCTGCTTCACACCCAAGACATGCGCCCGTTGATGGCGCTCGCCGACCAATTCGGTTTCGACCTGGTGGCTCGCGAGAAGCCGGTCGCTAAGCCGCTGATGGTCGCGCTAGGTCATCTCTCCGCCGAGTGCGGCGACGTTGGCCGCTTGATCTTCGACGCCACTGCGGACAACCACATCAGTCAGCACGAAAAAGCCCAGGGCGAGAAAGCAATTCTTGAAGCTATCGACGCTCTGCAGATCCTGCGCGAATCGCTCAAGGCCGCCTGAATTACAGGCATAAAAAAACCGCCTGGCAGGGCGGCTTCTTCAACAACTTGTAAAACACTGTGCGGCCATTATGAACACGATCGTTACTCCCGGCAAGACCCGCTATGTCGTGACACTTTTCGAGCAATCGCAAAAGGTGTCACGACTCAACGTCACAGTTGAATCTGAAACAGGGGATCAGCTGTGAGCACCATAATCATGAGCTTGTGCTGGCCGCTTCAGGGCATGAGCGGGCCACAAAAGGCAGTGCTGATCTCGTTGGCGGACAACGCAAACGATGAGGGCGTTTGCTGGCCATCCGTTGCGCGTATTGCGGAACGCACCTGCCTGGCTGAAAGGACTGTCCAGACCGCTATCAAATGGCTGGGT contains:
- a CDS encoding Cro/CI family transcriptional regulator — encoded protein: MNETPLDKFVAEKGQSEAARLLRVTAPAIHKALSAKRDIRVLELPDGTFQAKELRPFPSQKSAA
- a CDS encoding HipA family kinase, translating into MPESITAVEIVRQSHQGYSIKPFIVRGDDGLTYFVKGLDKAGGFALVSEAIGAELGKILNLPIPPWRSMHVPDELIAFSAIPNVDDLGGGLAFASLAVENASDFTLSNINRTPMDLKRRILLFDWWIRNEDRCLGERGGNVNLILDAQGELNVIDHNLAFDRTFDSDAFMSGHVFRECRSFYRDLVVRQDCQQMLSEAMRNWGTITALLPDDWLYRDRDHIDETEPTLAERLEMLEVFKEERFWGAL
- a CDS encoding DUF3037 domain-containing protein yields the protein MKYICNYSILRFLPYPETGEFVNIGIVLIANNGDFRFKIEKKRQRVTNFFPSLDAKIFMRARREIDIELARLSGFFTANREDIAGLLSTFKHLIHPRETMMRFSDPGTMATENANQALSDLFDHYVNHSFATKEYQETVLERQLGKLLAASNLKQRYSEQKLGSVDYPVKFPFVLMSGTEPVQALKPIHLGHDEPGKIIEHGDAWISKVRRLNSAGQLARDTLFIAGPPEEGRTKLLKAYKEISEELKTFPGVRVTSSEEGRDSILEQIKKGIPNTLH
- a CDS encoding phage regulatory CII family protein; this encodes MEDFLRACHTTVKESGAEELAGKMCMAHVSLLQRSNPDNAAHHLTIEHLYGVLLHTQDMRPLMALADQFGFDLVAREKPVAKPLMVALGHLSAECGDVGRLIFDATADNHISQHEKAQGEKAILEAIDALQILRESLKAA
- a CDS encoding DUF1654 domain-containing protein — protein: MAKANKQAKPVQRQEMSGIERLGLRVSSMINHPVAQIQRWVTIHRLDTDGEREWEEVIGLLNETDGIDMTFNDDESVTLRWEASAVEDRPEEVIEPIEEPAPF
- a CDS encoding LexA family transcriptional regulator; its protein translation is MTKKRILPPDRMAECEAAHALFLSKKNELKLSQKKIADAAGMTPAAVNLYFKGINPLNAQFAAVLARLIQEPVEAFSPRLAEEIRNMTGAPVNKAHAVGEALEGTAADALRNMLSRSGKSLSEDARRRLIAVVEAEEGGGVLELDYYRPGAVGDEVWIAHYDVRAAMGGGQIPHDYPEMFQDVRVSPQHLREMGVEFKEHFHLKMVTGWGQSMAPTIKHRDPLLVDVSVREFAGDGIYMFSWEGHLYIKRLQWIGDEQISMLSDNPRHPPQTIRADETFIQARVLLVWNAHLV